Proteins co-encoded in one Rhodopirellula bahusiensis genomic window:
- a CDS encoding carbon storage regulator, producing MLILSRKAGESICLPGTNTTITIHRSSGGRVVLAIDAPREVAILRGELVRLDDGDAPPNEMHTQQLVTMRPR from the coding sequence ATGCTAATTCTATCACGCAAGGCTGGTGAGTCGATTTGCTTGCCGGGAACAAACACGACGATTACAATCCATCGCTCAAGCGGTGGACGAGTCGTACTTGCGATCGACGCACCACGCGAAGTCGCGATTTTGAGGGGCGAGTTGGTCAGACTGGACGACGGCGATGCCCCGCCAAACGAGATGCACACGCAACAGCTTGTGACAATGCGTCCTCGGTGA
- a CDS encoding 5'-methylthioadenosine/S-adenosylhomocysteine nucleosidase family protein, whose amino-acid sequence MARLHCSSTLLRMSEDSESVPDFPLCDTLILTAVSSELDALSQQCKQFGISFKKRHHPFLGSYYDLGLIGFENVIAVRSRSMGPLGYGGSAELASRFQRATGATSVIQLGMAFGVEESTQQIGDVLVSTEVIPYDHRHYRDALSENGYLVNYDSATRMNAAEKTVNALRQFRIEKPASDYNVYFGAILSGAAIVHSSAFRDELTRLVPAGNHRIVGGEMEGIGLLGVTKHPIWCVVKGISDFADANRDRIIEESRVIACRNASHFLLSSMTSSNTVTAAEHS is encoded by the coding sequence TTGGCTCGCCTTCATTGCTCATCTACATTGTTGAGGATGTCCGAAGATAGCGAATCCGTCCCTGATTTCCCGCTCTGCGATACGCTGATTCTGACAGCTGTATCGTCGGAGTTGGATGCATTGTCGCAGCAGTGTAAACAGTTTGGGATATCGTTTAAGAAACGACACCATCCATTCCTGGGCAGCTACTACGACTTGGGTTTGATCGGGTTTGAAAATGTGATTGCGGTTCGATCCAGGAGCATGGGGCCACTTGGGTATGGCGGGTCGGCAGAGTTGGCTTCGCGTTTCCAAAGGGCCACCGGTGCAACTTCAGTCATTCAACTCGGCATGGCGTTCGGGGTGGAGGAGTCAACGCAGCAGATCGGTGACGTCCTCGTCTCGACGGAAGTCATTCCGTACGACCATCGCCACTACCGCGACGCGTTGTCCGAAAACGGATATCTAGTCAACTATGACTCAGCGACACGCATGAATGCAGCGGAGAAGACCGTCAATGCTTTGCGTCAATTCAGGATTGAAAAACCGGCCTCCGACTACAATGTCTATTTTGGGGCAATCCTCTCTGGGGCGGCGATTGTGCATTCATCGGCATTCCGGGACGAGTTAACGCGACTTGTGCCCGCCGGAAATCACCGTATCGTCGGAGGAGAAATGGAGGGCATTGGACTGCTCGGCGTGACGAAGCATCCGATCTGGTGTGTCGTCAAAGGCATTAGCGACTTTGCCGATGCGAACCGCGACCGTATCATTGAGGAGAGTCGAGTGATTGCATGCCGCAATGCCTCCCACTTCCTGTTGTCGTCTATGACCAGCAGCAATACCGTCACTGCGGCAGAGCATTCTTAA
- a CDS encoding acetate/propionate family kinase, with protein sequence MNVLTINVGSSSLKCSLIETADGHTHASSHTDWASEPTRYTFTSTESPAVLSEVGWSDVKPAIGRVAADLRVNTNEVIAAVAHRVVHGGTRFTQPVLVTAEVEDALHELTPLAPLHNPSCLEGIVAAREVFPSLPHVAVFDTAFHSTLAPEAYTYAIPQAWSDEWGLRRFGFHGLSHAYCSQRAAQILDRPSLGLRVVIAHLGHGASLAAIRDGKSIDTTMGFTPLEGLMMATRSGSVDPGLLCHLLRENRFSANQLDHALNRESGLIGVSGVSSDMRTVLQAAEAGSERAKLAIAIYVHRLRQGIGAMAATLGGLDALIFTGGVGQHSATIRAAACARLAFLGLELDPIANAAVTSDMDVSTTGTKGRILVIESNEELMLAREGERVFN encoded by the coding sequence GTGAATGTACTGACGATCAATGTCGGCTCCAGCAGCCTGAAGTGCAGTTTGATCGAGACAGCTGACGGCCACACTCATGCCAGCAGTCACACCGATTGGGCAAGCGAGCCAACTCGCTACACATTCACATCAACCGAATCGCCAGCCGTTCTCAGCGAGGTCGGTTGGTCGGACGTGAAGCCCGCAATTGGTCGAGTCGCAGCCGATCTCCGAGTCAACACAAACGAAGTGATTGCAGCGGTCGCTCATCGAGTCGTCCATGGGGGAACTCGTTTTACACAACCCGTGCTGGTGACGGCTGAGGTTGAAGACGCCTTGCACGAATTGACCCCTTTGGCACCGCTGCACAACCCAAGCTGCCTCGAAGGAATCGTTGCGGCACGAGAAGTATTCCCCAGCCTCCCACATGTGGCCGTATTTGACACGGCCTTTCATTCGACGCTCGCTCCAGAAGCGTATACGTACGCGATACCGCAAGCATGGTCAGACGAGTGGGGCCTGCGTCGCTTTGGATTCCACGGGCTGAGTCATGCGTACTGTTCCCAACGGGCTGCACAGATACTGGATCGACCTTCGCTCGGTCTACGTGTTGTCATCGCACATCTTGGACACGGCGCGTCGTTAGCGGCTATTCGCGATGGCAAGTCGATTGACACGACGATGGGTTTCACGCCTCTTGAGGGTCTAATGATGGCGACTCGTAGCGGGTCCGTTGACCCAGGACTATTGTGTCATCTACTTCGAGAGAATCGCTTCTCCGCAAATCAACTTGATCATGCGCTCAATCGAGAGTCTGGGCTTATCGGAGTCTCCGGCGTCTCGTCGGACATGCGAACCGTATTGCAGGCCGCAGAAGCTGGTAGCGAGCGGGCGAAACTTGCGATTGCAATTTATGTTCATCGACTCCGCCAAGGTATTGGAGCGATGGCGGCGACGTTGGGCGGTCTCGATGCCTTAATTTTCACAGGCGGTGTCGGTCAGCATTCCGCAACGATCCGCGCCGCAGCGTGTGCGCGACTTGCTTTTCTAGGGCTCGAACTCGACCCGATCGCAAACGCCGCGGTCACAAGTGATATGGATGTCTCGACGACTGGCACGAAGGGCAGAATCCTCGTCATCGAATCGAACGAGGAATTGATGCTGGCACGAGAGGGCGAACGAGTCTTCAACTAG
- a CDS encoding phosphoketolase family protein, protein MTSDKSLGSPLTDEQLQRMDAYWRAANYLSVGQIYLFDNPLLKVPLQIEHIKPRLLGHWGTTPGLNLIYVHLNRVIKEHDLNVLYVTGPGHGGPGLVANTYLEGTYSERYSDISQDEDGLRRLFKQFSFPGGIPSHVAPETPGSIHEGGELGYALSHAYGAAFDNPDLIVSCVIGDGEAETGPLATSWHSNKFLNPVCDGAVLPILHLNGYKIAGPTVLSRISREELEQLFRGYGYTPYFVEGSDPEDMHQLMAATFDKVFAEIRQIQQDARENGFHSRPRWPMIVLRTPKGWTCPPEVDGNQVEDSWRSHQVPMGKMAENPAHVQLLASWMWSYKPDELFDDTGRLRSQIADLAPKGDRRMGANPHANGGTLLRDLRVPGFREFAVDVSRPGSVMAEATRVQGQFISECMKLNLDAKNFRVFSPDETASNRWSAVFDVTDRCSTAQILPTDDHVSPDGRVMEMLSEHQCQGWLEGYLLTGRHGFFSCYEAFIHIVDSMFNQHAKWLKVCRHIPWRQPIASLNYLLTSHVWRQDHNGFSHQDPGFIDHIVNKKAEIIRVYLPPDANTLLSVTDHCLRSRNYVNVIVAGKQPSPQWLTMDAAVKHCSAGLGIWDWASNDQGSEPDVVMACCGDVPTLETLAAVELLREHVPDLKIRVINVVNLMKLQPQSEHPHGLSDKDFDLLFTTDKPIIFAFHGYPWLIHRLTYRRTNHRNLHVRGYKEEGTTTTSFDMVVLNELDRFHLAGDVVDRAQTIGSEGAYIKQALRDKLIEHKHYIETHGEDMPEIQDWKWKG, encoded by the coding sequence ATGACTTCAGACAAGAGCTTAGGTTCACCTCTCACGGACGAACAACTTCAGCGCATGGACGCCTACTGGCGAGCCGCGAACTACCTGTCCGTGGGTCAAATCTATCTGTTCGACAATCCGCTGCTTAAGGTGCCGCTGCAGATCGAACACATCAAACCCAGATTGCTCGGCCACTGGGGCACGACACCTGGTCTCAATCTCATCTACGTTCATCTCAATCGGGTCATCAAGGAACACGACCTCAATGTGCTCTATGTAACCGGTCCCGGTCACGGTGGCCCGGGCCTGGTCGCGAACACCTATCTCGAAGGCACCTACAGCGAACGGTACTCGGATATTTCGCAAGACGAAGATGGATTGCGACGGCTTTTCAAACAGTTCTCATTTCCGGGTGGAATTCCGAGCCACGTCGCCCCCGAAACGCCAGGCTCGATTCACGAGGGCGGCGAGCTTGGCTACGCCTTGTCACATGCGTACGGAGCCGCGTTCGACAATCCTGATCTGATCGTGTCTTGCGTGATTGGCGACGGTGAAGCCGAGACGGGACCACTGGCGACGAGTTGGCACTCCAACAAATTCCTTAATCCGGTGTGTGATGGTGCCGTGCTCCCGATCTTGCATCTCAACGGCTACAAGATCGCCGGCCCAACCGTCTTGTCTCGCATCAGCCGCGAAGAGCTGGAACAACTGTTTCGCGGGTACGGATACACGCCCTACTTTGTTGAAGGCAGCGATCCGGAAGACATGCACCAATTGATGGCGGCGACGTTTGACAAGGTGTTCGCGGAAATTCGTCAGATTCAGCAAGACGCTCGCGAGAATGGTTTTCATTCACGACCGCGCTGGCCAATGATTGTGCTGCGGACGCCAAAAGGCTGGACCTGTCCCCCGGAAGTGGACGGGAACCAAGTCGAAGACTCTTGGCGTTCTCACCAAGTGCCGATGGGGAAGATGGCAGAGAATCCTGCGCACGTCCAATTGCTCGCATCTTGGATGTGGTCATACAAGCCCGATGAACTCTTCGATGATACCGGTCGGCTACGATCTCAGATTGCGGACTTAGCACCGAAGGGTGATCGACGGATGGGCGCGAATCCTCACGCCAATGGCGGCACGCTGCTCCGAGATCTTCGCGTGCCTGGTTTCCGAGAGTTCGCGGTGGACGTTTCGCGTCCCGGCAGTGTCATGGCGGAAGCGACGCGTGTGCAGGGGCAATTCATCAGCGAATGCATGAAGCTGAATTTGGACGCAAAAAACTTCCGTGTGTTCAGTCCTGATGAAACAGCATCGAATCGTTGGAGCGCGGTTTTCGACGTGACCGACCGTTGTTCGACAGCCCAAATCCTACCGACAGACGATCACGTTTCGCCCGATGGTCGCGTGATGGAAATGCTCAGTGAACATCAGTGCCAGGGCTGGCTGGAAGGCTACTTGCTGACTGGTCGCCACGGATTCTTTTCCTGTTATGAAGCGTTCATTCACATCGTTGACTCGATGTTCAATCAACATGCGAAGTGGTTGAAGGTCTGTCGCCACATTCCTTGGCGACAACCAATTGCCAGCTTGAACTATCTGCTCACGTCACACGTCTGGCGACAGGATCACAATGGGTTCAGCCATCAAGACCCTGGATTTATCGACCATATCGTCAACAAAAAGGCAGAGATCATCCGGGTCTACTTGCCGCCCGACGCAAATACCTTGCTGAGTGTCACGGACCACTGCCTGCGCAGTCGCAACTACGTCAACGTGATCGTGGCTGGAAAGCAACCGTCACCGCAATGGTTGACCATGGACGCGGCGGTGAAGCATTGCTCGGCGGGCCTGGGGATTTGGGATTGGGCGAGCAACGATCAGGGCAGTGAACCCGACGTTGTGATGGCTTGCTGTGGTGACGTGCCAACATTGGAAACCTTGGCAGCAGTGGAATTGCTCAGAGAGCACGTTCCCGATCTAAAAATCCGAGTCATCAATGTCGTGAACTTGATGAAATTGCAACCGCAATCCGAACACCCACATGGACTAAGCGACAAAGACTTTGACCTGCTGTTTACGACTGACAAGCCGATCATTTTTGCATTCCACGGCTATCCATGGCTGATTCATCGACTGACGTATCGCCGTACAAACCATCGAAATTTGCATGTTCGAGGCTACAAGGAAGAAGGAACCACGACAACTTCGTTCGACATGGTCGTGCTCAACGAATTGGACCGATTCCACTTGGCCGGAGATGTAGTCGATCGTGCTCAAACAATCGGCTCGGAAGGGGCTTACATCAAACAGGCGTTGCGAGACAAACTCATCGAACACAAGCACTACATCGAGACTCACGGCGAGGACATGCCGGAAATTCAGGATTGGAAGTGGAAGGGGTGA
- a CDS encoding Glu/Leu/Phe/Val family dehydrogenase: MSHQADEEIFQNAIGRLDQAAEFSSIGPEALERLRYPKSMLQVSIPLRMDDGSLRVFQGYRVRHDDTRGPTKGGIRFHPDVHLGEVKALAFWMTCKCAVAGIPFGGGKGGIIVNPKELSRLELERLSRGFIQRVADFIGPETDIPAPDVYTNAMIMGWMMDEYSNIQRRRTPTVITGKPIPLGGSLGRDDATGRGAYYCIKELERLKSWSPTEVRVAVQGFGNAGQHVARLLHADGYRIVAISDSRGGVYREEGLDIPRAIELKQQRQDMSEVYASRSVCDCPECGCVECHCQPDDAGTGKVITNKELLELDVDILIPAALENQLTAENADRVIAPVIVEVANGPTTTSADEVFNAKGTLIVPDILANAGGVTVSYFEWTQNRAGYYWTVEEVHERLSQIMKREFNLIYELMAANQIDMRTAAYAHALNRIGEAIESQGTNTFFSTQPTVQPIS, translated from the coding sequence ATGAGTCACCAAGCCGATGAAGAAATCTTTCAGAACGCCATTGGCCGACTCGATCAGGCTGCTGAATTCTCCAGCATCGGGCCCGAGGCGTTGGAGCGGTTGCGGTATCCCAAGTCGATGCTTCAAGTATCCATCCCCCTGAGAATGGATGACGGTTCACTGCGTGTGTTTCAGGGATACCGAGTCCGTCACGATGACACACGCGGGCCGACCAAGGGAGGCATTCGATTTCATCCCGACGTACACCTGGGCGAAGTCAAAGCACTCGCCTTTTGGATGACGTGTAAATGCGCCGTCGCGGGGATTCCCTTTGGTGGCGGCAAGGGAGGCATCATCGTGAATCCGAAAGAACTGTCACGGCTTGAATTGGAGCGACTCAGTCGCGGGTTCATCCAGCGTGTTGCCGACTTTATCGGACCTGAAACGGATATTCCTGCCCCCGATGTCTACACCAATGCCATGATCATGGGCTGGATGATGGATGAATACTCCAACATTCAACGACGTCGCACCCCAACGGTGATCACCGGCAAGCCGATACCGCTAGGTGGTAGCTTGGGTCGCGATGATGCCACCGGGCGTGGAGCGTACTACTGCATCAAGGAACTGGAGCGTCTGAAATCATGGAGTCCAACAGAAGTTCGCGTCGCCGTGCAAGGTTTTGGAAACGCGGGGCAGCATGTTGCTCGGCTACTGCACGCCGACGGTTACCGAATCGTCGCGATCAGTGATTCGCGCGGTGGCGTTTATCGCGAAGAAGGTTTGGATATTCCGCGTGCGATTGAACTGAAACAACAGCGCCAGGACATGTCGGAAGTCTATGCCTCGCGAAGTGTCTGTGACTGCCCCGAATGCGGTTGTGTCGAGTGCCATTGCCAACCCGACGATGCAGGCACCGGTAAAGTAATCACCAACAAGGAACTATTGGAGCTTGATGTCGATATCCTCATTCCCGCTGCCCTCGAGAATCAACTCACTGCCGAGAACGCCGATCGAGTCATCGCACCGGTAATTGTCGAGGTCGCCAATGGTCCCACGACGACGTCAGCGGACGAAGTTTTCAACGCAAAGGGAACGCTCATCGTTCCAGACATTCTGGCGAACGCCGGTGGTGTGACGGTCAGCTATTTCGAGTGGACACAAAATAGAGCCGGATATTACTGGACGGTCGAGGAAGTTCACGAGCGACTCAGTCAGATCATGAAGCGAGAATTCAACCTCATTTATGAGTTGATGGCCGCCAACCAGATTGACATGCGCACGGCGGCTTACGCTCACGCCCTGAATCGCATCGGCGAAGCCATCGAGTCTCAAGGCACAAACACATTCTTTTCGACTCAACCGACAGTGCAGCCGATATCATGA
- a CDS encoding periplasmic heavy metal sensor: MKFTSPFSKSTVSAALIASSLLLFAPSLFAQTKTDPHAAHPAASETADGDLATQLRALRKKVADLETTLQSQHTARYGADAKPGAMSKMAMDKGAADPSSGSDSAGMGGMKGMDSMKMGMMKGMGGMNQDTTDSSMSSGGMGKGGMGMGMMSGMGGMSGGMGMGKGMGMMKGMGMMGRNPAMKSSMDGMGSMGSMSMPSALPGFAGASHLYHIGETGFFLDHPQHITLSDEQQLKLNRLKEAALLATATAERKIEEAEQELWTLTAEAQPDINKIEAKAREIAKLQADNRIAFIRSVGEAAEVLTEDQRQTLVGMASPSETAPAR, encoded by the coding sequence ATGAAATTCACGTCACCGTTCAGCAAATCGACCGTTTCAGCCGCTTTGATCGCCAGTAGCCTCCTTTTGTTCGCTCCATCGTTGTTTGCACAAACCAAAACCGATCCGCATGCCGCTCACCCAGCCGCTTCAGAAACTGCGGACGGCGACCTTGCTACACAACTTCGAGCACTGCGAAAAAAAGTGGCCGACCTCGAAACAACCCTGCAATCGCAACACACAGCTCGCTATGGCGCGGACGCGAAGCCCGGTGCGATGTCGAAGATGGCCATGGATAAAGGTGCCGCCGATCCGTCGTCCGGTTCAGACTCCGCAGGGATGGGTGGAATGAAAGGCATGGACAGCATGAAAATGGGAATGATGAAAGGGATGGGCGGCATGAACCAAGACACGACCGACTCGTCGATGTCGTCCGGCGGCATGGGTAAGGGCGGCATGGGTATGGGAATGATGTCGGGCATGGGCGGAATGTCAGGTGGCATGGGAATGGGCAAAGGGATGGGAATGATGAAAGGCATGGGGATGATGGGTCGAAACCCCGCCATGAAATCATCCATGGATGGAATGGGGTCGATGGGAAGCATGAGCATGCCATCCGCCCTGCCAGGCTTTGCCGGCGCGTCGCACCTGTACCACATCGGCGAGACCGGATTCTTTCTCGATCATCCACAGCACATCACTCTGTCAGACGAACAACAACTCAAGCTCAACCGACTCAAGGAAGCCGCACTGCTGGCAACGGCCACTGCGGAGCGCAAGATCGAAGAAGCCGAGCAAGAACTCTGGACGCTGACAGCCGAAGCCCAACCCGACATCAACAAGATCGAAGCCAAAGCACGAGAGATCGCCAAACTGCAAGCTGACAATCGCATCGCGTTCATTCGATCGGTCGGCGAAGCCGCGGAAGTGTTGACCGAAGACCAACGCCAAACGCTCGTCGGAATGGCTAGCCCAAGTGAAACTGCCCCTGCTAGGTGA